A single Flavobacterium sp. 1 DNA region contains:
- a CDS encoding acyltransferase family protein, whose product MTKDRLISLDVFRGLTILLMTIVNNPGSWTNVYPPLLHSEWHGCTPTDLVFPFFIFIMGVAISFAMPTKTYDKTTFNKILTRSLRMVCLGVFFNFFGKIQLFGLEDIPLVIGRLIITAGVGYALMGNFNAKLKTYLAVSIFAIYLILAYSGIEAYKTVRLPGVLQRIGIVYFIASLLYLKTTQKTQLLAAIGILLGYWAIMTLVPAPGFEITNLEKATNLAAWVDSIFLKGHMWEVTNTWDPEGILSTIPAIATGIIGLLIGQLLNSPLLKIEKAKKMAIIGIVLIALGQLWNIIFPINKALWTSSFVLYTAGLATLTLSILYYIIDIADYKKGTKLFLIWGVNPMIVFFLSEIIPQAMVMISFPNPKTPTEQINLLDYLYVAGVQPFFNNPMTASLIFAILYVGLWSVLLAYFYKNKMYFKV is encoded by the coding sequence ATGACCAAAGACCGCCTTATTTCGCTTGATGTATTTAGAGGATTAACCATTTTATTAATGACCATTGTCAACAACCCCGGCAGTTGGACAAATGTTTATCCTCCTTTACTCCACTCCGAATGGCACGGCTGTACCCCAACCGACTTGGTTTTCCCGTTCTTTATTTTCATTATGGGAGTAGCCATTTCTTTTGCAATGCCTACCAAAACCTACGACAAAACCACCTTTAACAAAATACTGACCCGTTCGTTACGCATGGTTTGTTTGGGGGTATTTTTTAATTTTTTTGGAAAAATACAGCTCTTTGGATTGGAAGACATTCCATTAGTGATTGGTCGTTTAATTATAACTGCTGGAGTTGGTTATGCATTAATGGGTAATTTTAATGCTAAACTAAAAACCTATTTGGCTGTATCCATTTTTGCAATTTATTTAATCTTGGCCTATAGCGGTATCGAAGCCTATAAAACAGTAAGACTCCCAGGTGTGCTGCAACGCATCGGAATTGTCTATTTCATCGCCTCGCTTTTGTATCTAAAAACTACTCAAAAGACACAATTACTTGCTGCTATCGGAATATTGCTAGGTTATTGGGCAATCATGACACTGGTTCCAGCACCAGGATTCGAAATCACAAACCTTGAAAAAGCCACCAACTTAGCTGCTTGGGTGGATAGTATTTTCTTAAAAGGACACATGTGGGAAGTAACCAATACATGGGATCCAGAAGGAATACTAAGCACGATTCCTGCAATTGCAACAGGAATAATAGGTTTGCTTATTGGACAATTGCTTAACAGCCCATTGCTAAAAATAGAAAAAGCAAAAAAAATGGCCATAATAGGAATCGTTCTTATTGCATTGGGTCAGTTGTGGAATATCATTTTTCCTATAAACAAAGCACTTTGGACGAGTTCATTCGTTCTATACACTGCTGGGCTTGCTACGCTTACCCTATCCATTTTATACTATATCATTGATATTGCTGATTATAAAAAAGGAACCAAATTATTTCTGATTTGGGGAGTAAATCCAATGATTGTATTTTTCCTGTCCGAAATAATACCGCAGGCAATGGTGATGATTTCGTTTCCGAACCCAAAAACCCCAACAGAACAAATCAATCTTTTAGATTATTTATATGTTGCGGGAGTGCAGCCATTTTTCAATAATCCGATGACCGCTTCATTAATATTTGCAATTCTTTATGTAGGTTTATGGTCTGTACTTTTGGCTTATTTTTATAAAAACAAAATGTATTTCAAAGTTTAG
- a CDS encoding RagB/SusD family nutrient uptake outer membrane protein — protein sequence MKNLKITLLLLILAGVSSCDDFLSEKPDNRTEINTPDKISEVLVNAYPQMSYFDIAETMSDNVFDSGIQFGNTLIKNLQNYNWEIQTETNNIDTQAYYWDACYRAIAHANTALQAIEDLGSPSSLNPQKGEALLARAYAHFMLVSFWSQRYNPATASSTIGIPYLTKPETELAPQYKRNTVQEVFDFIQKDIEEGLPYITNGYKEPKFHFNKDAAKAFASRFYLIKGDWNRVIALSNDLGSKPPVGKIRDFASYDLMTPDEQRVSYASSAAQTNLLIVSANSIVGRSASQSRFYLSGTRYGEILGSGTSLFGKSWLYNFYSYNSSRTVFLPKFYEYFKYTNVTAGIGEPYVAEVLLSNDEFFLNRIEAHVMAGQISLANDELEYFLSTRTVGYNATTDKLTQAKVVAKYPVVADEYTPFYTMTPVQTSYIKAIAETRRRDFIHEGMRWFDVKRFNIVVNHEIENKPTNVLAKDDNRRALQIPLHASGNGIELNPR from the coding sequence ATGAAAAACTTAAAAATAACACTATTACTTCTAATCCTTGCAGGTGTTAGCAGTTGTGATGATTTTCTTTCTGAGAAACCCGATAATAGAACCGAAATAAATACTCCTGATAAAATCTCTGAAGTTTTGGTCAATGCTTATCCTCAGATGAGCTATTTTGATATTGCCGAAACAATGTCTGATAACGTTTTTGATAGTGGAATCCAATTTGGAAACACACTCATAAAAAACCTTCAAAACTACAATTGGGAAATTCAAACAGAAACTAATAATATTGATACCCAAGCCTACTATTGGGATGCTTGCTACAGAGCTATTGCACATGCAAATACAGCACTGCAGGCAATTGAAGATTTAGGAAGTCCAAGCAGTCTAAATCCTCAAAAAGGAGAAGCATTATTAGCTAGAGCCTATGCTCATTTTATGTTAGTGTCTTTTTGGTCACAACGGTACAACCCTGCTACAGCTAGCTCAACTATAGGAATTCCCTATCTTACAAAACCCGAAACCGAGCTAGCTCCTCAATACAAGCGAAACACAGTTCAAGAAGTTTTTGACTTTATTCAAAAAGATATTGAAGAAGGACTGCCATATATAACCAATGGGTATAAAGAACCAAAATTCCATTTTAATAAAGATGCCGCTAAAGCATTTGCAAGCAGGTTTTATTTAATAAAAGGAGATTGGAATAGGGTAATCGCATTATCAAACGACTTAGGTTCTAAACCACCAGTTGGAAAAATAAGAGATTTTGCATCCTATGATCTAATGACTCCAGATGAGCAGCGTGTAAGCTATGCCAGCAGTGCAGCTCAAACAAATTTATTAATAGTATCGGCAAATTCAATTGTCGGAAGATCAGCCTCCCAAAGTAGATTTTATCTGTCGGGAACTAGGTATGGAGAAATTTTGGGGTCTGGTACCAGTCTTTTTGGAAAAAGCTGGCTGTACAATTTTTATTCATACAATAGCAGCAGAACTGTATTTCTTCCTAAGTTCTATGAGTATTTCAAGTATACAAATGTAACAGCGGGAATTGGAGAACCTTATGTTGCTGAAGTTTTGCTAAGCAATGATGAGTTTTTCTTAAATCGTATAGAAGCCCATGTTATGGCTGGACAGATAAGTTTGGCAAATGATGAATTGGAATACTTTTTATCGACTAGAACAGTAGGATACAACGCCACTACTGATAAACTAACACAAGCTAAAGTTGTTGCAAAATATCCTGTAGTTGCTGATGAGTACACTCCGTTTTATACTATGACTCCAGTACAAACATCTTATATAAAAGCAATTGCCGAAACAAGACGAAGAGATTTTATACACGAAGGGATGAGATGGTTCGATGTAAAGCGTTTTAATATTGTTGTTAATCATGAAATTGAAAACAAACCAACCAATGTTTTAGCCAAAGATGATAATCGTAGAGCTTTACAAATACCTCTTCACGCATCAGGTAATGGTATCGAATTAAATCCTAGATAA
- a CDS encoding DUF4302 domain-containing protein → MKAQNIYKYLIVGFIALLLAACTNTDAEQKFEQTPTERLNSQKKELTDMLLSSENGWKVVYFTDNTVLGGYTHLIKFAKDGTVEMASDFDDDTDVYKSEYAIQLGSTVSLVFTTKNRIHLLSESDNYPIPALRAKGYLGDFQFLYYGQENGEIIFRTNRSNQELRFVKATAQDWTDLPKNIDMIDNVIGDPSRPLFRLLETNDGKTIHQFDFSFSEATRFAEANSVETGYSVTYDMGIGYSPTGIVVSPAVEVGGQKLTTFVYNNADGSFTATGTNGVSATIKYSSKPLVLTDDYKILLPLNANVVYGHDRSILELAPTNSLSFISIFKTIESTLAVGSKLTRIQPWFNTPNGSYVEYRFVSSTGATTRVYHYFTLTSDATNKTITLHPTTIWKKGSTFANAVTISAEANLKDLDDNLMNPKGLYFKRENFTVGASNAVFTFTSTDSPFRMTTWAFQ, encoded by the coding sequence ATGAAAGCACAAAATATATATAAATATCTAATTGTAGGTTTTATAGCCTTACTGCTGGCTGCTTGTACTAATACAGACGCTGAGCAAAAATTCGAACAAACACCAACTGAACGTTTAAATTCGCAGAAGAAAGAATTAACCGATATGCTGCTTTCTTCAGAAAATGGCTGGAAAGTAGTTTATTTTACTGACAATACCGTTTTAGGAGGCTACACTCATTTAATCAAATTTGCAAAAGATGGAACTGTCGAAATGGCTTCTGACTTTGATGACGATACTGATGTTTATAAAAGTGAGTATGCTATTCAACTAGGAAGTACGGTAAGTTTGGTATTTACTACCAAAAACAGAATACATCTTTTATCCGAATCAGATAATTATCCTATTCCAGCATTGCGAGCAAAAGGATATCTTGGTGATTTTCAATTTCTGTATTATGGACAGGAGAATGGAGAAATTATTTTTAGAACAAATAGAAGCAATCAAGAGCTCCGCTTTGTAAAAGCAACTGCTCAAGATTGGACTGACTTGCCTAAAAACATAGATATGATTGACAATGTCATTGGAGACCCATCTAGACCTCTTTTCAGATTACTTGAAACCAATGATGGTAAAACAATACACCAATTCGATTTTTCTTTTTCTGAGGCTACTCGTTTTGCCGAAGCAAATTCTGTTGAGACTGGTTATTCTGTAACCTATGATATGGGAATTGGTTATTCGCCAACAGGTATTGTAGTTAGTCCTGCGGTAGAAGTTGGAGGCCAAAAGTTAACAACTTTTGTCTACAATAATGCTGATGGAAGTTTTACAGCTACAGGTACAAACGGTGTAAGTGCAACTATTAAATATTCAAGTAAACCTTTGGTTCTGACTGATGATTATAAAATTCTTTTACCTTTAAATGCAAATGTAGTATATGGGCATGACAGATCTATACTTGAATTAGCTCCAACAAATTCCCTTTCATTTATTTCAATTTTTAAAACCATTGAGTCCACTTTGGCGGTCGGATCAAAGCTGACCAGAATACAGCCTTGGTTTAATACTCCTAATGGGAGCTACGTCGAGTATAGATTTGTTAGTTCAACAGGAGCGACAACAAGAGTCTATCATTATTTTACGCTAACAAGTGATGCTACAAACAAAACTATAACCTTACATCCTACAACTATATGGAAAAAGGGATCAACTTTTGCGAATGCCGTTACTATATCAGCTGAAGCAAATTTGAAAGACTTAGATGACAATTTAATGAATCCAAAAGGTTTATACTTTAAAAGAGAAAACTTTACAGTAGGCGCAAGTAATGCTGTTTTTACTTTCACAAGTACTGATAGCCCTTTTAGAATGACAACTTGGGCTTTTCAATAA
- the bshC gene encoding bacillithiol biosynthesis cysteine-adding enzyme BshC has translation MPTDCISYQNSGYFSPLMNDYLNQKNELNPLYHRFPTLENFEDQIIEKKDNFNNENRIALVDALKKQYAGIEISDLTKQNIQLLNHPNTFTVTTGHQLNLFSGPLYFLYKIISTINLTSELKAKYPDYNFVPVYWMATEDHDFEEINYFSFKGKKFHWNRDSKGPVGRLSTEGLSDFLEIYALEIGSSINAKTIIKLFENSYLKHDSLADATRYLANELFGASGLVILDADDQNLKRSFIPYVKEELLRQSSFKAVTETIEKLKDYFVQVNPREINLFYIEDNLRERIILDNEIYKVNHTKIEFTESEILALLESNPEKFSPNVIMRPLYQEVILPNLCYIGGGGEIAYWLELKSFFASAKVTFPILLLRNSALLTTEKQNKKADKLNLSWSDLFSKQATLVNRITQKLSDFPIDFTEQKEALRKQFETLLELADHTDKSFLGAVKAQEVKQTKGLETLEKRLLIAQKRKYHDELQRIIDLQNELFPNQSLQERQANFSEFYLENGARLIPKIMKQLKPLEQNFNIVTF, from the coding sequence ATGCCAACCGACTGTATCAGCTATCAAAATTCCGGATATTTCTCTCCATTGATGAACGATTATTTAAATCAAAAAAACGAATTAAACCCCTTATACCATCGTTTCCCCACTCTTGAAAACTTTGAAGATCAAATCATTGAAAAAAAGGATAATTTCAATAATGAAAACCGAATTGCTTTAGTTGATGCTTTAAAAAAACAATATGCCGGAATTGAAATTTCGGATTTAACTAAACAAAATATTCAGCTTTTAAACCATCCGAACACCTTTACCGTTACTACTGGACACCAACTCAACTTATTTAGTGGTCCTTTGTATTTTTTGTACAAAATCATTTCGACTATTAACTTGACAAGCGAATTAAAGGCGAAATATCCTGACTATAATTTTGTACCCGTATATTGGATGGCAACCGAAGATCATGATTTCGAAGAAATAAATTATTTCAGTTTCAAAGGAAAAAAATTTCACTGGAATAGAGACAGCAAAGGGCCAGTTGGAAGATTATCTACAGAAGGCTTATCCGATTTTCTAGAAATTTATGCCCTGGAAATAGGCTCCAGCATCAATGCAAAAACCATTATAAAACTTTTTGAAAATTCTTACCTCAAACACGACAGCTTAGCCGATGCTACGAGATATTTAGCAAACGAACTTTTTGGAGCATCAGGTTTAGTTATTTTGGATGCTGATGACCAGAATTTGAAACGCAGTTTTATTCCATACGTAAAAGAAGAATTGCTTCGCCAATCTTCCTTTAAGGCGGTAACGGAAACCATCGAAAAATTAAAAGACTATTTCGTTCAGGTGAATCCGCGCGAAATCAATTTGTTCTATATTGAGGATAATCTGCGTGAACGAATTATTCTGGATAATGAAATTTACAAGGTCAACCACACCAAAATAGAATTCACAGAATCTGAAATTCTGGCATTACTGGAAAGCAATCCTGAAAAATTTAGTCCAAATGTCATCATGCGTCCTTTGTACCAAGAAGTTATTTTACCCAATTTATGCTACATTGGCGGAGGCGGAGAAATTGCTTATTGGCTGGAATTAAAATCTTTTTTCGCTTCCGCAAAAGTTACTTTTCCGATCTTATTGTTGAGAAACTCCGCGCTTTTGACAACCGAAAAACAGAACAAAAAAGCCGATAAATTAAACTTAAGCTGGTCTGATTTATTTTCCAAACAAGCCACTTTAGTCAATCGAATTACTCAAAAATTATCTGATTTCCCAATTGATTTCACCGAGCAGAAAGAAGCATTGCGAAAACAATTTGAAACACTTTTAGAACTGGCTGATCATACAGACAAATCTTTTTTAGGTGCAGTAAAAGCACAAGAAGTCAAACAAACTAAAGGATTAGAAACTCTCGAAAAAAGATTGCTTATTGCTCAAAAAAGAAAATATCATGATGAACTGCAACGCATTATTGACTTGCAGAACGAATTGTTTCCCAACCAAAGTTTACAGGAACGCCAAGCTAATTTTTCAGAATTTTATCTGGAAAATGGAGCGCGTTTGATTCCGAAAATAATGAAACAGCTCAAACCATTGGAACAAAATTTTAATATAGTAACTTTTTAA
- a CDS encoding DUF721 domain-containing protein, with protein MAKRLNNQSSIGDVLKQIIEVNKLQSGMDEIDVKDAWRNLMGNGVNSYTNNVVLKGSTLYVQLTSAVLREELSHGKSKIIKMINEELRRDVVRDVVLR; from the coding sequence ATGGCAAAAAGATTAAATAATCAAAGTTCGATAGGGGACGTTTTGAAGCAAATTATCGAGGTCAATAAATTGCAATCTGGAATGGATGAGATTGATGTGAAAGATGCTTGGCGCAATTTGATGGGGAACGGTGTGAACAGTTATACCAATAATGTGGTTTTAAAAGGTTCAACTTTGTATGTTCAGTTAACATCGGCGGTGTTGCGCGAGGAATTAAGCCATGGTAAATCCAAGATTATTAAAATGATTAATGAGGAATTGCGGAGAGATGTGGTGAGGGATGTGGTTTTGCGTTAG
- a CDS encoding nucleoside-diphosphate kinase, with product MATNRTFTMIKPDAVQNGHIGNILAMITNGGFKIVSLKLTQLTVADAQAFYAVHAARPFYGELVEFMSRGPIVAAILEKENAVEDFRTLIGATNPAEAAEGTIRKAYATSIGENAVHGSDSDENAAIEGAFHFAGREQF from the coding sequence ATGGCGACTAATAGAACTTTTACAATGATTAAGCCAGATGCAGTTCAAAACGGACACATCGGAAACATATTGGCAATGATTACAAACGGTGGTTTCAAAATCGTTTCTTTGAAATTAACACAATTGACAGTTGCAGATGCACAGGCATTTTACGCTGTACACGCTGCAAGACCTTTCTATGGAGAATTAGTAGAATTTATGTCTCGTGGTCCAATCGTTGCTGCAATTTTAGAAAAAGAAAACGCTGTTGAAGATTTCAGAACTTTAATTGGTGCTACAAACCCAGCTGAAGCTGCTGAAGGAACAATCCGTAAAGCATACGCAACTTCTATCGGAGAAAATGCTGTTCACGGTTCTGATAGCGATGAAAATGCTGCTATCGAAGGAGCTTTTCATTTTGCAGGAAGAGAGCAGTTCTAA
- a CDS encoding substrate import-associated zinc metallohydrolase lipoprotein — MKIVKYNKIAVLFLTLAALVACSNDDQVGESQLDYNQPTKTALDNWIGINYLNPYNINVQYKWNQNTVDNSRYLFPPLVSSVQPALEIVQKIWLDSYKTIGGADFVKKIAPREIVLIGGVNLNSVGTRTLGLAEGGQRVTLFETDYIDKTNRANIKEFIHTIQHEYIHILNQNKPFDEKAWAAITPVGYTADWYNYTIPSSNELGFITSYARSNINEDFAETASVILISSKAEYAAFLNNIISDSAYFALIAKEALVVKYFKDAFDMDFYTLRDEAEKNTNAVIN; from the coding sequence ATGAAAATAGTAAAATATAATAAAATAGCAGTTTTGTTTTTGACATTGGCGGCTCTTGTTGCTTGTTCGAATGATGATCAAGTAGGTGAAAGCCAGCTTGATTATAATCAGCCAACAAAAACTGCACTGGATAATTGGATAGGTATAAATTATCTAAACCCTTACAATATAAATGTCCAATATAAGTGGAACCAAAATACGGTAGATAATAGCCGCTATTTATTCCCGCCATTAGTAAGCAGCGTCCAGCCAGCACTTGAGATAGTTCAAAAAATATGGCTTGATAGCTATAAAACAATCGGCGGGGCAGATTTTGTAAAAAAAATTGCTCCGCGAGAAATTGTTTTGATAGGAGGAGTTAATTTAAATAGTGTAGGTACGAGAACCTTAGGACTAGCCGAAGGAGGACAACGAGTAACACTTTTTGAAACTGATTATATCGACAAAACAAATCGAGCAAATATAAAAGAGTTTATACACACCATTCAACACGAGTATATTCATATTTTAAATCAGAATAAACCTTTTGATGAGAAAGCTTGGGCGGCAATTACTCCAGTTGGATATACTGCCGATTGGTACAATTATACAATTCCTTCCTCAAATGAATTAGGTTTTATTACTAGTTATGCGAGATCTAATATTAATGAAGATTTTGCCGAAACAGCCTCTGTTATATTAATCAGTTCAAAAGCTGAGTATGCTGCTTTTTTGAATAATATTATAAGTGATTCGGCATATTTTGCACTAATAGCAAAAGAAGCGTTAGTCGTAAAATATTTTAAAGATGCTTTTGATATGGATTTTTATACTTTACGCGATGAAGCTGAAAAAAATACGAATGCTGTTATAAACTAA